From the genome of Acidimicrobiales bacterium:
GCGGTGAACGCGCTGGTCGACGTGGCCTGGACCGGCCAGGTGGCGCGGGCGTTCCGGGACCAGTGGAACGGCGAGTTCTCCGCCGCGCTCACCCGCCTGGCCGAGGCCCTCGACGCCCAGGCCCAGTTCGTCCAGGTGAAGCGGGACGAGTTCGACCGCGTCGCCAACCAGCTCGGCTGACCCGATGCACGCCGCCGTCGCCCTCGCCAT
Proteins encoded in this window:
- a CDS encoding WXG100 family type VII secretion target, with product MSHRCTVRSSKDRRSFPFPFPWRTTMTLAGADLAQLDDLSRRFLAWADQVTGLQSEITGAVNALVDVAWTGQVARAFRDQWNGEFSAALTRLAEALDAQAQFVQVKRDEFDRVANQLG